One genomic window of Candidatus Glassbacteria bacterium includes the following:
- a CDS encoding DUF3179 domain-containing protein has translation MCRTRHSVSLTLLALLMLLACGSDKADLLAPDGGGSPQPGSNEWLIPQDQIKDGGPGKDGIPSIDAPRFQSGWSNMSAVGDNDLVVIYIPSDGSQARAYPHPILDWHEVVNDRVGDKGASVTYCPLTGSTVIVDRAIVSGSGFGVSGLLYNNNLIMYDRATDSRWPQMSLLCANGPLVGTPVVPLPMIETTVATARRMFPNAEVLTTQTGHNQPYGRYPYGTYKTNSGTLFSISITDNSMHPKERIHGIIAGGASKAYTIKSLNGRVAINDQVGAAPVLIAGSGPDNFVVSFARFSHNGEPLTFSVDTSAVQIYPFNLRDDQTGSTWNILGQAISGELSGQRLTPTVNMNSYWFAWINFYPDTEVYVD, from the coding sequence CGGCTCCGATAAAGCTGATCTCCTGGCGCCGGACGGCGGTGGTTCGCCTCAACCCGGCTCGAACGAATGGCTGATACCGCAGGACCAGATCAAGGACGGCGGCCCCGGCAAGGATGGAATTCCGTCTATCGACGCGCCCAGGTTTCAAAGCGGCTGGTCGAACATGAGCGCGGTGGGCGACAACGACCTTGTTGTCATCTACATTCCCAGCGACGGTTCGCAGGCTCGAGCTTATCCACACCCTATCCTGGATTGGCACGAGGTGGTAAACGACCGGGTGGGAGATAAGGGGGCATCAGTCACATATTGTCCGCTCACCGGTTCCACGGTCATTGTGGATCGCGCGATAGTCAGCGGCTCAGGTTTTGGAGTCAGCGGCCTTCTCTACAACAACAACTTGATCATGTACGACCGCGCAACCGACAGCAGATGGCCGCAGATGTCGCTTCTCTGCGCCAACGGACCTCTTGTCGGCACGCCTGTCGTTCCACTGCCGATGATCGAGACCACGGTGGCTACCGCTCGCCGGATGTTCCCGAACGCCGAAGTGTTGACCACACAGACCGGGCACAACCAGCCATACGGGCGGTATCCTTACGGCACCTACAAGACCAACAGCGGCACACTGTTTTCCATCTCGATAACCGACAACTCCATGCACCCGAAAGAGCGCATTCACGGGATAATTGCCGGGGGAGCGTCAAAGGCATATACGATTAAGAGTCTGAACGGCCGCGTTGCGATTAACGACCAGGTGGGTGCGGCTCCAGTGCTGATTGCGGGTTCCGGTCCGGATAACTTTGTGGTCAGCTTCGCTAGATTCAGCCACAATGGAGAACCCCTCACTTTTTCCGTGGACACTAGTGCAGTGCAAATCTATCCGTTCAATCTTCGCGATGACCAGACCGGAAGCACCTGGAATATCCTCGGCCAGGCAATCTCCGGAGAGTTGAGCGGACAGAGGCTTACGCCTACTGTAAATATGAACTCATACTGGTTCGCCTGGATCAACTTTTACCCGGACACGGAGGTGTACGTTGATTGA
- a CDS encoding DUF547 domain-containing protein: MGGSVNESSHENGKWFWCKKFCLTLANGILILILFFLTVTPALAQEFNHRHLQYDRLSGNYVQSGMVDYSGLKTDSRALDQYLDGLAQVAETRFNSWSESQQLAFLINLYNAATLGLILENYPVKSIKDIGGFFKGPWGQPVVSLFGGTITLNTLEHEIVRKKYDEPRIHLALVCAAKGCPPLRSEAYTDQKLNMQLDDQAKQFFGNPLKFRIDRRKNVVYLSPIFKWYGEDFIGKYTPEVGFGGLDADDRAVVNFSSRYLGKEDRKYLIGGGYKVKYLDYDWSINEREGVR; the protein is encoded by the coding sequence ATGGGAGGATCAGTCAACGAATCGAGCCATGAAAACGGAAAGTGGTTCTGGTGTAAGAAATTCTGTCTGACCTTGGCGAACGGAATATTAATTCTAATTCTATTCTTTTTAACTGTCACTCCAGCATTGGCCCAGGAGTTTAACCATCGTCATCTGCAATATGATCGTTTGTCCGGAAATTATGTGCAGAGCGGAATGGTGGACTACTCAGGACTGAAAACCGACTCCAGGGCGCTTGATCAATATCTTGATGGTTTAGCCCAGGTCGCTGAAACCCGGTTCAATTCCTGGAGCGAATCACAACAGCTTGCCTTTCTGATCAACTTGTACAATGCCGCTACATTGGGTTTGATCTTGGAAAATTACCCGGTGAAAAGTATCAAAGACATCGGTGGCTTCTTCAAGGGGCCATGGGGTCAGCCGGTGGTCAGCCTGTTTGGCGGTACGATTACGTTGAACACGCTGGAGCATGAAATTGTACGGAAAAAATACGATGAACCAAGAATCCACTTGGCGCTGGTTTGTGCGGCCAAGGGTTGCCCTCCATTGCGTAGTGAAGCCTACACGGATCAGAAACTCAACATGCAACTGGATGACCAGGCGAAGCAGTTCTTTGGGAATCCCCTGAAGTTCAGGATCGACAGGCGGAAGAACGTGGTCTACCTCTCGCCGATTTTCAAATGGTATGGTGAGGACTTTATCGGCAAATACACACCCGAGGTCGGCTTCGGGGGGTTGGACGCGGATGATCGTGCGGTAGTCAATTTCTCAAGCCGTTATCTGGGCAAGGAAGATCGGAAATATCTTATTGGGGGTGGATATAAAGTAAAATACCTGGACTATGACTGGTCGATCAATGAGCGTGAGGGGGTGAGATGA
- a CDS encoding TVP38/TMEM64 family protein — MSVEKTAKPTSNRAGALIKIVLALIALAVFILAAQRFDLQQVFRAALAWISGLGPLGLLIFIILYILACVLLLPGSILTLGAGVVFGVVKGSIVVSIGSTLGAACAFLVGRYLARDWVAGRIAGNQRFNAVDEAVAREGWKIVLLTRLSPVFPFNILNYAFGLTKVSLKHYFFASWLGMIPGTVMYVYLGSLAGDLASLGADGRTRTAGEWVLYSVGLLATVAVTVFVTRIARKSLDNRIPS; from the coding sequence ATGAGCGTCGAAAAAACCGCAAAACCGACATCGAACCGAGCGGGTGCTTTAATCAAGATCGTTCTGGCACTGATCGCGCTCGCTGTCTTTATTCTCGCCGCGCAGCGCTTCGATCTCCAGCAGGTTTTCCGCGCTGCGCTTGCGTGGATTTCCGGTTTAGGTCCCCTCGGCCTTTTGATTTTCATTATCCTCTATATCCTGGCTTGTGTTTTGTTGCTTCCAGGTTCCATTCTCACCCTCGGCGCTGGCGTTGTGTTCGGGGTCGTGAAGGGATCAATCGTCGTATCGATCGGGTCGACGCTTGGCGCCGCTTGCGCCTTTCTCGTTGGTCGTTACCTGGCGCGGGATTGGGTGGCGGGAAGGATTGCCGGTAATCAACGCTTCAATGCCGTTGACGAGGCGGTGGCGCGCGAGGGCTGGAAAATCGTCCTGCTGACCCGTTTATCCCCTGTTTTCCCCTTCAACATCCTCAACTACGCTTTCGGTTTAACAAAAGTCTCGCTAAAACACTACTTTTTCGCCTCGTGGCTCGGCATGATCCCGGGGACGGTGATGTACGTGTACCTCGGCTCACTGGCAGGGGACCTCGCCAGCCTGGGAGCTGACGGGCGCACGCGCACCGCGGGCGAATGGGTTCTTTACTCAGTCGGTCTGCTGGCGACAGTGGCCGTAACGGTTTTCGTCACTCGAATAGCACGAAAATCCTTGGACAATCGCATCCCATCTTGA
- a CDS encoding mercuric reductase produces MSENNIGGIISPWDSHNQELVAQVHPQDWVNPEPAPRYNLVVIGAGTAGLVTAAGAAGLGAKVALIEKHFLGGDCLNVGCVPSKAVIRSARALADVREAGRFGVRVPDGVTVDFGAVMERMRGIRARISHHDSVKRFTELGVDVFLGEGQFSGPDTVTVAGKTLRFKRAVITTGARAVSPGVEGLESAGYLTNETVFSLTERPSRMAVIGGGPIGCELAQAFQRLGTQVLLFDMNEHLLEREDEDAAAIVQEQFKREGIELVLGCSPSRVEIRGKEKLIHYTCAGKEHTVAVDEILVGAGRAPNVDGLNLEVVGIKYDKRAGVVVNDRLQTTNPRIYAAGDICMKWKFTHAADAAARIVIQNALFFGKKKLSTLTMPWCTFTDPEIAHVGLYEKDAATQGIELTTFKRSLSEVDRALADGEEDGFVKVHVRKGTDKIVGATIVARHAGEMISELTLAIVGGIGLGTVAGVIHPYPSQAEAIKQTADAYSRTRLTPFVKSLFTRLMAWRRGG; encoded by the coding sequence ATGTCTGAAAACAACATTGGCGGTATTATCAGCCCTTGGGATAGTCACAACCAGGAGTTGGTGGCGCAGGTGCACCCGCAGGACTGGGTCAATCCGGAACCCGCACCACGATACAACCTCGTCGTAATCGGGGCCGGAACCGCCGGGCTCGTGACCGCGGCAGGCGCGGCTGGGCTTGGTGCAAAGGTAGCGCTGATTGAGAAACACTTTCTCGGTGGGGATTGCCTCAATGTCGGTTGTGTGCCGTCCAAGGCTGTCATCCGCTCCGCTCGGGCGCTGGCTGACGTTCGGGAGGCTGGACGTTTTGGTGTACGCGTGCCGGATGGAGTAACCGTGGATTTTGGCGCCGTGATGGAGCGTATGCGGGGCATCCGGGCCCGGATCAGCCACCACGATTCGGTAAAGAGATTTACGGAGTTGGGTGTGGACGTATTCCTTGGCGAGGGGCAGTTCAGCGGACCGGATACCGTCACCGTTGCCGGAAAAACCCTCAGGTTTAAAAGAGCGGTCATTACGACGGGTGCTCGCGCCGTCTCGCCCGGCGTCGAGGGACTGGAATCGGCGGGTTATCTGACCAATGAGACGGTATTTTCCCTGACCGAGCGGCCCTCTCGGATGGCTGTGATCGGTGGAGGGCCAATCGGTTGTGAGTTGGCCCAGGCATTTCAGCGGCTCGGTACGCAGGTATTGCTCTTCGACATGAACGAGCACCTGCTTGAACGTGAAGACGAGGATGCCGCGGCCATCGTTCAGGAGCAGTTCAAGCGGGAGGGTATCGAACTCGTGCTAGGCTGCTCTCCAAGCCGGGTGGAAATCCGGGGTAAAGAGAAATTGATCCACTATACGTGCGCGGGGAAAGAGCATACCGTGGCTGTGGACGAAATACTGGTGGGAGCCGGCCGCGCCCCCAACGTCGACGGGCTGAACCTTGAGGTGGTCGGAATCAAATACGATAAGCGGGCGGGTGTTGTCGTAAACGATCGTCTCCAGACCACCAACCCGCGTATCTATGCGGCCGGCGACATCTGCATGAAATGGAAGTTCACGCATGCGGCGGATGCGGCGGCCCGCATCGTGATTCAGAACGCTCTGTTTTTCGGCAAGAAAAAGCTCAGCACACTGACCATGCCGTGGTGCACATTCACGGACCCCGAGATCGCCCATGTCGGTCTGTACGAAAAAGACGCAGCGACCCAGGGAATTGAACTGACTACATTTAAGCGGAGTCTCAGCGAAGTGGATCGCGCTCTGGCGGACGGCGAGGAAGACGGCTTCGTCAAGGTCCACGTCAGAAAGGGAACGGATAAGATAGTTGGAGCCACAATTGTGGCGCGGCATGCCGGTGAGATGATCAGCGAACTGACGTTGGCTATCGTGGGAGGCATCGGCTTAGGAACTGTGGCAGGAGTTATTCACCCTTACCCGTCCCAGGCCGAAGCGATCAAGCAGACAGCCGATGCCTACAGTCGCACGCGGCTCACACCGTTCGTCAAATCACTCTTCACACGCTTGATGGCCTGGCGAAGAGGCGGATGA
- a CDS encoding DUF2652 domain-containing protein codes for MIKGVVMESKAYKVILIIADISGYTRYMLSNRTALVHGQVIITELTKTIMEQIEIPLEISKLEGDAVFAYAVKGDSESAWEEVKRSTGAKLIKFLSVFSEKVEELSVSNICDCNACNNVEMLKLKVIVHSGEALFYRIGKFNELSGVDVITVHKLLKNSVNADQYVLLTEPAFAELEFPEKEQLVMGEERYEDLGSIKTFTYLLPGEENDPDKCKQNPRHASTLIKAKNAAIKMMNTWQIKFGLKKLPEFKNLPGTQ; via the coding sequence ATGATTAAGGGTGTAGTTATGGAGTCAAAAGCATATAAAGTAATACTGATAATCGCTGATATCAGCGGCTATACCCGATACATGCTGTCCAATAGGACAGCATTGGTGCATGGCCAGGTGATAATAACTGAACTGACAAAAACCATTATGGAACAGATCGAAATTCCACTTGAGATATCTAAATTGGAAGGAGATGCGGTATTTGCATATGCCGTCAAAGGGGATAGCGAATCGGCTTGGGAAGAAGTCAAAAGGAGTACGGGCGCAAAATTGATCAAATTTCTCAGCGTTTTCTCTGAAAAGGTTGAAGAATTGAGTGTATCTAACATATGTGATTGTAATGCCTGTAACAATGTGGAGATGTTAAAATTAAAAGTAATTGTTCATAGTGGCGAGGCCTTGTTCTACCGGATTGGGAAGTTTAATGAACTGTCGGGAGTGGACGTAATAACCGTCCATAAACTTTTAAAAAATTCAGTAAATGCCGACCAATATGTTCTTTTGACTGAGCCGGCGTTTGCAGAATTGGAGTTTCCAGAAAAAGAACAATTGGTTATGGGGGAGGAAAGGTATGAAGATCTAGGTTCTATCAAAACATTCACTTATTTATTGCCAGGTGAAGAAAATGATCCTGACAAATGCAAGCAAAACCCCCGGCATGCATCGACTTTAATTAAAGCAAAAAATGCAGCAATAAAAATGATGAATACCTGGCAAATTAAATTTGGTCTCAAAAAGTTGCCTGAATTTAAAAATTTACCCGGGACGCAATAG
- a CDS encoding sigma-70 family RNA polymerase sigma factor — MTDNTRDAAPNMLSDPDAWVDRHGDVLYRYALLRLHDAQVAEDLVQETFLAALRQRDRFAGRSDERTWMVGILKHKIIDHFRRVARELPLNGMDPPGGGNPTEFHQYGLLAGTWKSAARPAEWSMDLSDGVERSEFRKILDRCLEALKPFLRQAFVLREMEELKTEEICNILEVSPTNLRVMLHRGRLRLRSCLEHNWLSG, encoded by the coding sequence ATGACCGACAATACCCGAGACGCTGCACCGAATATGCTCTCTGACCCGGACGCCTGGGTGGACCGGCACGGCGATGTGCTCTACCGCTACGCACTGCTCAGGTTGCACGACGCGCAGGTGGCCGAGGACCTGGTCCAGGAGACATTCTTGGCCGCATTGCGCCAACGCGACCGCTTCGCCGGCCGCTCAGACGAGCGTACCTGGATGGTGGGCATCCTCAAGCACAAGATCATCGATCATTTCAGGCGCGTCGCTCGAGAACTCCCGCTGAACGGGATGGATCCTCCCGGAGGCGGAAACCCGACTGAGTTTCACCAGTATGGCCTGCTGGCAGGTACGTGGAAATCAGCAGCCAGGCCGGCTGAGTGGTCGATGGATTTATCCGACGGCGTGGAGCGCAGCGAGTTCCGTAAAATCCTGGACCGCTGCCTCGAGGCGCTGAAGCCTTTCCTGCGTCAGGCCTTCGTGCTCCGGGAAATGGAAGAGTTGAAGACAGAAGAAATTTGTAACATTCTGGAGGTTTCCCCGACCAATTTGCGGGTAATGCTCCACAGGGGAAGATTGCGACTCCGCTCCTGTTTGGAGCACAACTGGTTAAGCGGCTGA
- a CDS encoding zf-HC2 domain-containing protein, with translation MKPALFASFKVRMMAFMMGSILPDCEEASRRVSAAMDARLSLSQRAGVRLHLMVCKFCSRYEKQLHLIRNAVRSDSAELEDSSVHLLPETRQRIQSAIRSSSDQD, from the coding sequence ATGAAACCCGCACTTTTCGCCAGCTTCAAAGTCCGCATGATGGCCTTCATGATGGGTAGTATCCTGCCGGACTGCGAGGAGGCCTCACGACGGGTATCGGCGGCCATGGATGCCCGGCTTTCCCTGAGTCAGCGTGCCGGAGTGCGCCTGCACTTGATGGTCTGTAAATTCTGCAGTCGCTACGAGAAGCAATTGCACCTTATCCGCAATGCCGTCCGCTCCGACTCCGCGGAGTTGGAAGACTCCTCCGTTCATCTCCTTCCCGAGACTCGGCAGCGGATTCAAAGCGCCATTCGTTCATCTTCTGATCAGGATTGA
- a CDS encoding methyltransferase domain-containing protein, with protein sequence MIVRTFDQKTLRDYYGTILKAGSDLKTSACCSSDENLSPRIKAALAELNDEVLSRFYGCGSPLPPLLEDCTVLDLGCGAGRDAYLAARLAGPSGRVIGVDMTGQQLDVARRNLDSQMKRFGYAKANVEFHQGFIEDLRAIGIEDGSIDVVISNCVLNLSPDKRAVFSEIFRVLKPGGELFFADIFAGRRVPERFHSDPVLHGECLAGAMYREDFRRLVRDLGCLDHRVVTSRRIELNAPEIEAKIGMIDFHSVTVRAFKLNLEDICEDYGQVAIYKGTIPDWPHCFDLDDHHRFFTGKPKLVCGNTAAMLQETRFADHFTVTGDRSVHYGAFDCNSGAGQAAADSSTGGACC encoded by the coding sequence ATGATAGTCCGGACCTTTGATCAAAAAACCCTAAGAGATTACTATGGGACGATTCTGAAAGCCGGTTCCGACCTCAAAACCAGCGCCTGCTGTAGTTCCGACGAAAACCTGTCGCCCCGGATCAAGGCGGCGCTGGCCGAACTCAACGACGAAGTGCTCAGCCGGTTCTATGGCTGCGGTTCGCCGTTGCCGCCTCTGTTGGAGGATTGCACGGTGCTCGACCTGGGCTGTGGTGCGGGGCGCGACGCCTACCTGGCTGCACGGCTGGCCGGACCGTCCGGGCGGGTAATCGGCGTGGATATGACCGGGCAGCAACTCGACGTGGCACGGCGAAACCTGGATTCGCAGATGAAGCGGTTCGGTTACGCGAAAGCGAATGTAGAATTCCATCAGGGTTTCATCGAGGATCTGCGGGCAATCGGGATCGAGGATGGCTCAATTGATGTAGTGATATCAAACTGCGTACTCAACCTGTCGCCCGACAAGCGCGCCGTATTCTCCGAAATCTTCCGCGTACTGAAACCGGGAGGAGAGTTGTTTTTTGCCGATATTTTTGCGGGAAGGCGCGTTCCCGAACGATTTCATTCCGATCCCGTATTGCACGGAGAATGCCTCGCCGGCGCGATGTACCGGGAAGATTTTCGCAGGCTGGTCCGCGATCTCGGCTGCCTGGATCACCGAGTTGTCACGTCGCGGCGGATTGAGCTTAACGCTCCTGAGATTGAAGCAAAGATAGGCATGATCGACTTCCACTCAGTGACCGTTCGAGCTTTCAAACTGAACCTGGAAGACATCTGCGAGGACTACGGGCAGGTGGCGATCTACAAAGGCACGATCCCCGACTGGCCGCACTGCTTTGATCTTGACGATCATCATCGTTTCTTTACCGGCAAACCCAAGCTGGTGTGCGGGAATACGGCCGCCATGTTGCAGGAGACGCGGTTTGCGGACCATTTTACCGTGACAGGCGACAGGTCGGTCCATTATGGAGCGTTCGATTGCAACTCCGGCGCCGGGCAAGCCGCCGCCGACAGTTCTACCGGTGGAGCTTGTTGCTGA
- a CDS encoding radical SAM/Cys-rich domain protein, with protein MEVKTRTFDFKAKLREHKLKLNPVSIETLQVNIGKLCNQFCRHCHVDASPLRTELMDLRTVDACLEVLGRYGHIGKLDITGGAPELNPHFDYLVREARKLDKHVMVRHNLTVTLDGNPQTGEKKEYLPDFFHEQQVEVISSLPYYSEYFTDNQRGKGVFKKSIESMRRLNARGFGVEGSGLQLSLVYNPVGTYLPASQKSLEADFKRELKNKFGLSFNRLFTITNMPINRFRKILETTGSYEEYMEKLWSAFNPSAAEGVMCRSLVSVSYDGKIYDCDFNQMLEMQMTNGVPATIYDFDLEKLLERQIRFASHCFGCTAGAGSSCTGETT; from the coding sequence ATGGAAGTCAAAACAAGGACATTTGATTTTAAGGCCAAGCTTCGCGAGCATAAACTAAAGCTCAATCCGGTTTCAATAGAAACGTTACAGGTAAACATCGGCAAGCTTTGTAACCAGTTCTGCCGTCACTGCCATGTCGACGCCTCGCCGCTGAGGACTGAGCTGATGGACCTTCGCACAGTTGATGCCTGTCTGGAGGTGCTCGGCAGGTACGGCCATATCGGAAAACTCGATATTACCGGGGGTGCTCCCGAGCTGAATCCCCATTTCGATTACCTGGTCCGCGAGGCCCGCAAGCTGGATAAACACGTCATGGTGCGGCACAATCTGACCGTGACACTGGACGGGAACCCGCAAACAGGCGAGAAGAAAGAGTACCTTCCCGACTTTTTCCACGAACAGCAGGTGGAAGTGATCAGCTCCCTGCCCTATTACAGCGAATATTTTACTGACAATCAGCGCGGCAAAGGCGTTTTTAAAAAAAGTATCGAGTCCATGCGGCGGCTGAATGCAAGGGGTTTCGGCGTGGAGGGCAGCGGCCTGCAGCTAAGCCTGGTCTACAATCCGGTAGGCACGTACCTTCCGGCCAGCCAGAAAAGCCTGGAAGCCGACTTCAAGCGGGAGCTGAAAAACAAATTTGGTCTCTCCTTCAATCGGTTGTTCACGATTACCAACATGCCGATCAACCGTTTTCGGAAGATCCTTGAAACGACTGGCAGCTACGAAGAGTACATGGAGAAGCTTTGGAGCGCCTTCAATCCGTCGGCCGCGGAGGGAGTGATGTGCCGCAGCCTGGTCAGTGTGAGCTACGATGGTAAAATTTATGACTGTGATTTTAACCAGATGCTGGAAATGCAAATGACCAACGGCGTCCCAGCCACTATTTATGATTTCGATCTGGAAAAGCTCCTCGAGCGTCAGATCCGCTTTGCGTCGCACTGTTTCGGTTGTACCGCCGGTGCGGGGAGCAGTTGCACAGGGGAAACGACCTGA
- a CDS encoding inorganic phosphate transporter has protein sequence MFAIGFLVLAVFFLAWSNGANDNFKGVATLYGSGTCSFRRALILATVATVLGSLVSVMFAQYLIKTFSGHGLIPNRLIDSRLMLAVGFSGVVTILSATLLGMPTSTTHALTGALVGAALVADSGSINWRVLAGKFGQPLLLSPLLAIGITVLLYPFLRMMRETLGVEREQCVCIGSAASQPVEVCHNGSVALKGSSADILTMEMGSKVKCMERYRGRMVGLDAQTLVNALHYLSGSAVCFARAVNDTPKIAALLLAGGAITATRGGEIGSLALIALAMAAGGLIHARKVAETMSKRITELNSGQGLTANLVASALILGASRLGLPVSTTHVSCGSIFAIGLVNRHRQWSTITQIAVTWITTLPLGLGLGAAFYWVLV, from the coding sequence ATGTTTGCAATCGGGTTTCTTGTCCTGGCGGTATTTTTTCTGGCTTGGAGTAATGGGGCTAATGATAACTTCAAGGGAGTAGCGACACTTTACGGGAGCGGAACCTGCAGTTTTCGCAGAGCCTTGATTCTGGCCACGGTGGCCACGGTTTTGGGAAGCTTGGTCTCGGTAATGTTCGCTCAGTATTTGATCAAGACTTTCAGCGGCCATGGATTGATTCCAAACCGGCTGATCGATTCGAGGCTGATGCTGGCGGTTGGCTTTTCCGGGGTGGTGACAATCCTCTCGGCCACCCTGCTGGGGATGCCTACCTCGACTACCCATGCCCTGACCGGCGCCCTGGTCGGCGCGGCGCTGGTCGCGGATTCCGGCAGTATCAACTGGCGAGTGCTGGCCGGGAAATTCGGCCAGCCTTTGTTGTTAAGTCCGCTGCTGGCAATCGGAATTACCGTACTGCTCTATCCTTTTCTCCGGATGATGCGAGAGACTTTGGGTGTTGAGCGTGAGCAATGTGTCTGCATTGGGAGTGCCGCCTCGCAGCCGGTTGAAGTTTGTCATAACGGGAGCGTTGCTCTCAAAGGCTCCAGTGCTGACATTCTGACCATGGAGATGGGTAGCAAAGTCAAATGCATGGAGCGTTACCGCGGCCGTATGGTTGGACTCGATGCTCAGACATTAGTAAATGCCCTGCATTACCTCAGCGGCTCAGCGGTCTGCTTTGCCCGGGCAGTAAACGATACGCCCAAAATTGCAGCGCTGCTTCTGGCTGGCGGCGCAATAACTGCAACTCGTGGTGGTGAGATCGGTTCTCTGGCGCTGATCGCCCTGGCCATGGCGGCCGGAGGCCTGATCCACGCTCGAAAAGTTGCGGAGACGATGAGCAAGAGGATTACAGAATTAAACAGCGGCCAGGGTCTCACCGCCAACCTCGTTGCCTCCGCATTAATCCTTGGTGCTTCACGTCTCGGCCTGCCTGTATCAACAACGCATGTTTCCTGCGGTTCGATATTCGCTATCGGCCTGGTGAACCGTCACCGACAATGGAGCACGATAACTCAGATCGCGGTCACCTGGATTACCACCCTTCCCCTGGGCCTCGGACTGGGGGCCGCATTTTACTGGGTGTTAGTCTGA
- a CDS encoding permease, with product MLLELIAEIWNFTRDAAFYLLGGFALAGLIRVFITEQTVAGHLGGRGFKPVLWASLIGAPLPLCSCSVLPAAAGLRRQGASRAATTSFLISTPETGIDSLVVSYALLDPVMTIVRPVAALFTAFFTGAAELLFNREQPSDATPALSQAAACGGRGCDTAAPDSQSASQPLPVRLAGGLRYSFFTLLADLSVYMAAGLVLAGATAYFIPVGSFDNLPGGQWSTILLILGIGVPLYICATSSTPLAAALIAKGLSPGAALLLLLVGPATNLSALSVIWRILGPRGLVIYLAGITFSGLAFCFGLDWLYAALEIDPTVSVGAAVEMVPGTVANISAVILCLLLAYGIYKEKIRPRLKKASSSGCH from the coding sequence ATGCTGCTTGAACTGATCGCGGAAATCTGGAATTTTACCCGTGATGCGGCTTTCTACCTGCTGGGAGGTTTTGCGCTGGCCGGGCTGATCCGGGTATTTATCACCGAGCAGACTGTGGCCGGGCACCTGGGGGGGAGAGGGTTTAAGCCGGTGCTGTGGGCCTCGCTGATCGGAGCTCCCCTCCCCCTTTGTTCCTGCAGTGTATTGCCCGCCGCAGCCGGGTTGCGGAGGCAGGGAGCCTCGCGGGCCGCGACCACCTCCTTTCTTATCTCCACCCCGGAGACCGGCATCGATTCATTGGTGGTCTCCTATGCCCTGCTCGATCCGGTCATGACAATCGTGCGACCGGTTGCAGCACTCTTTACGGCTTTTTTTACCGGTGCCGCGGAGTTGCTGTTCAACCGTGAGCAGCCCTCCGATGCGACTCCGGCTCTGTCTCAGGCCGCTGCTTGCGGCGGGCGCGGCTGTGATACTGCCGCCCCGGACAGCCAGAGCGCAAGCCAGCCATTGCCGGTGCGGCTGGCCGGGGGCCTGCGCTACAGTTTTTTCACCCTGCTGGCCGACCTGTCGGTCTACATGGCCGCCGGGCTGGTCCTGGCCGGGGCGACCGCCTATTTCATCCCGGTGGGTTCTTTCGACAACCTGCCCGGCGGACAATGGAGCACTATCCTTTTGATACTCGGCATAGGGGTTCCTCTTTACATTTGCGCCACCTCGAGCACTCCTTTAGCCGCGGCCCTGATTGCCAAGGGCTTAAGCCCGGGGGCCGCCCTGCTGCTGCTGCTGGTGGGGCCGGCCACCAACCTGTCGGCTCTGAGTGTTATCTGGCGCATCCTGGGACCCCGCGGCCTGGTGATCTACCTGGCCGGCATCACTTTCTCCGGCCTGGCGTTCTGCTTCGGCCTGGACTGGCTGTACGCGGCGCTGGAGATCGATCCCACGGTAAGTGTCGGGGCGGCGGTGGAGATGGTGCCGGGTACGGTGGCCAACATCTCGGCGGTCATCCTCTGCCTGCTGCTGGCCTACGGGATCTACAAGGAAAAAATCAGGCCCCGGCTGAAAAAGGCCTCCTCTTCCGGCTGCCATTGA